In Choristoneura fumiferana chromosome 21, NRCan_CFum_1, whole genome shotgun sequence, a single genomic region encodes these proteins:
- the LOC141439514 gene encoding uncharacterized protein isoform X3: MSNVNELKRTAPNQYVETVIYPDEQGSESEVSEAYSSEDLQNIVLVNKERIDLLTNNKSHTLCHKLGDLEIQTSNVTTEYERQFLLKDMHLQEQLKSLKIMASSNQLNSTMLPASLLDYICCKRLEDNYNFYMDNIIKYVKNTIEQLKRISNGDYLTDKAKKKWKEVEKENDGHDKASKVLTASTSIPLHVERKLTGLSTTWDDIVHSEVDLRSLAKILEKKIVLEVPKLICGSYKLFSNRVADNLIISCQHKEMTVAEKKTESRVDVVFQLKRSETGEVVSNIDSIMILQSQEPQKADVSDCIEALSLTYDDVEDTAEKESPKIIELLETERNNDCNQLCSETDGEEESREDWQEHDEYGVVDSSSTNDYPTSENEHIAALSVSFAETPRGAGSHGTHPSSQTSGEVVTPDDIQITIQALNRRPSPTEKNADCTFHVKKKRSPTRVRIKSPYENKSHIMEEKKRRKLLEVKERRERRKIAMNENKISKHKNFKSAITPQASSSVTKLSITNKSFYNSIYGQNFNSETANPAPLVVINKAKGRKGNKNEDMIPEIVLEQPEEESEREEPVEKDGRKYINRSYYLDDAVTEMSLQMTCEKTSASTSAISNDSGTNLSLACAEMSAKELRPKSPEKLRLEQNPRQTQLSILSGALSKVPTNTPKGPATAQHHEPADTIPSTVECRRSIEKIYMLMKKLGKIDSRGNKKGVPSVMDLTSSVGGPASSELQTTRSDSGTSLKHQLPSSNPSNFSFEKPIADGLPTQLNSLNDRPVAPKVIICSKEKLDTDKLKKEPKKTTPNPHARTVPDNPLKAISQLLHEFDNVQKTRQKTVTESKSCNRAVATEGKTWRPDQYKRRVRIDLSAKEEPPASRAGTPKARPRAGVGPEANKTQVLVEKKKISDLIEEAKEARGEAVRGPGRLSTRLDMLAQPKRPYVPARADDRPARAQMDRLARGPAGARARARRPDPASPPPSKPPQPSERGGRRRPGTSPDGARGEPRAPAALPPMLKKKMVAVESYVKSHYGRSGGAGSVGHLSRAPLLPSDVELSSITASTEPEESGAIGSKLHRIVHSMLARRDGPRPSLDSMAQNVSHPDPPSTESDTSDDIFADKQIVTAVEAVPNKTIDERKLEPKEDAQALQPYGTVAELEMVEKALYRKLSAGAFPKRLRLGSLTLTPKHSLQGVMLLQSGDATSLLLNSKLSQNFKLHTSKSSDTGLPALPLSTTHLDFRLSHLPMQIATVGYAFPSYDRQTLFERNFKENDNKVDSMVLQNASSERLFRSSNAPSEAYMTENKTCQCFKGIPETASLECAVQADLSLPAAPLADPVQSKNQELVDTVSENNVETYTTDQTEVTKVTAKQSSLSDVSPKETVEESNKAMPCEAFEEKTEIIDYTTSLDMLVGLLNEIQKITTCTNDSSNGQDFGCRKRVEQNNSPKSLDSDSSLMSLYVYNTDAPKGKVETPVPETKTVSAAAMVPECSSKEVSAQFPDARDRQHANVFTEVPSRLHVFPGVGGTDSFLDSMLSGPSSSRSMVALRDCPAHIHSQPSVGSSNERALQVIGTNSVSVKSLVLFHNKNNAAARMQEQTLICKKMVKNAVLKRENSDASDALMKRVVLFENKPQRAKIMNKCCLNATEFDPMMKMKRDILVTVYSLLMLTVFAALSFPELLHQT; encoded by the exons ATGTCCAACGTGAACGAGCTCAAACGGACAGCCCCCAACCAGTATGTCGAGACCGTCATCTACCCGGACGAGCAGGGCTCGGAGTCTGAAGTCAGCGAAGCATACAGCAGCGAGGACTTGCAGAACATCGTGCTCGTTAACAAGGAAAGAATCGATCTCCTGACCAATAACAAATCCCACACGCTGTGCCACAAACTCGGAGATCTGGAGATACAAACATCCAACGTCACGACTGAATATGAGCGACAGTTCTTATTGAAAGATATGCATTTACAAGAACAACTGAAGAGTTTGAAAATAATGGCCAGTTCGAACCAACTAAACAGCACGATGCTCCCCGCTTCGCTATTAGACTATATTTGCTGCAAACGCTTAGAAGACAACTACAATTTCTACATGGATAATATTATCAAGTATGTGAAAAACACAATTGAACAGCTCAAACGTATAAGTAACGGGGACTATTTGACCGACAAGGCTAAAAAGAAGTGGAAGGAGGTTGAAAAAGAGAACGATGGCCACGATAAAGCTTCCAAAGTTCTGACCGCATCCACCAGTATTCCTTTACACGTTGAGCGTAAGCTAACGGGACTGTCAACGACGTGGGACGACATAGTCCACTCTGAAGTAGATCTGAGGTCGCTCGCTAAAATATTAGAGAAAAAAATCGTACTTGAGGTCCCGAAGTTGATCTGTGGCTCGTACAAGCTGTTCAGTAACCGTGTCGCCGATAACTTGATCATAAGCTGCCAGCACAAGGAGATGACCGTCGCTGAAAAGAAGACAGAGTCTCGTGTCGACGTGGTGTTCCAACTGAAGCGTTCTGAAACCGGTGAGGTCGTTAGCAACATCGACTCTATAATGATCCTGCAATCACAGGAACCTCAAAAAG CGGACGTTTCAGATTGCATAGAAGCACTGTCTTTGACGTATGATGACGTGGAAGATACAGCGGAGAAAGAATCACCGAAGATTATTGAGCTTCTAGAAACGGAGCGAAATAATGATTGTAATCAGCTGTGTTCTGAAACTGATGGTGAAGAAGAATCGCGTGAAGACTGGCAGGAGCACGACGAATATGGAGTAGTTGATAGCAGCTCCACGAACGACTATCCGACTAGCGAGAACGAGCACATCGCGGCGCTGAGCGTGTCATTTGCCGAGACTCCACGGGGCGCGGGCTCCCACGGCACCCACCCCAGCAGCCAAACCTCGGGAGAGGTCGTCACGCCCGATGACATACAGATTACGATTCAAGCACTCAACAGGCGCCCCTCTCCCACAGAAAAAAATGCTGATTGCACTTTCCACGTCAAAAAGAAGAGGTCCCCCACCCGAGTCCGAATTAAGTCTCCATACGAAAATAAATCTCATATTATGGAAGAAAAGAAGAGGAGGAAACTGCTAGAAGTGAAGGAACGGCGGGAACGGAGAAAAATCGCTATGAACGAAAACAAAATCAGTAAGCACAAAAATTTTAAGAGCGCAATCACACCTCAAGCGTCCAGTTCGGTCACCAAGTTGTCCATCACCAACAAATCCTTCTACAATTCTATTTACGGACAGAATTTTAACTCTGAGACGGCCAATCCCGCGCCTCTGGTGGTAATTAATAAAGCAAAGGGACGCAAAGGGAACAAGAATGAAGACATGATACCCGAAATCGTGCTGGAACAGCCGGAAGAAGAGAGCGAGCGAGAAGAGCCCGTGGAGAAAGACGGTAGGAAATACATCAACAGGAGCTACTACTTAGACGACGCCGTCACCGAAATGTCTTTGCAAATGACATGTGAGAAGACTTCGGCGTCTACATCCGCTATTTCCAATGATTCCGGAACAAATCTGTCACTCGCATGTGCTGAAATGTCTGCAAAGGAGTTGAGACCAAAGTCGCCTGAAAAACTAAG gttgGAACAAAATCCTCGGCAAACGCAACTATCTATTCTCAGTGGCGCACTgagtaaagtacctactaacaCTCCCAAAGGCCCCGCGACTGCGCAGCATCACGAACCAGCTGACACCATCCCGTCCACCGTCGAGTGTCGCCGCAGCATCGAGAAAATATATATGCTAATGAAGAAACTCGGGAAGATTGATTCTCGGGGGAACAAGAAAGGTGTTCCGAGCGTTATGGATCTGACGAGCTCCGTTGGCGGCCCCGCCAGCTCCGAACTACAGACCACGCGAAGCGACAGCGGCACCAGCCTGAAACACCAACTCCCTTCTTCTAACCCTAGCAACTTCAGCTTCGAAAAACCAATCGCCGATGGCTTACCTACGCAGCTCAACTCCTTAAACGACAGACCGGTGGCGCCTAAAGTCATCATCTGCTCCAAAGAGAAACTCGACACCGATAAATTAAAGAAGGAGCCCAAAAAAACCACGCCGAATCCCCACGCCAGAACTGTCCCCGACAATCCTTTGAAAGCCATTTCACAGTTGTTACACGAGTTTGACAACGTCCAAAAGACTAGACAGAAAACGGTTACAGAGTCCAAGTCGTGCAACCGCGCGGTGGCCACGGAGGGGAAGACTTGGCGGCCGGATCAATACAAGAGGCGCGTGCGGATCGACCTGTCGGCCAAAGAAGAGCCGCCGGCCAGCCGGGCGGGCACCCCTAAGGCCAGGCCGCGGGCTGGCGTCGGCCCTGAGGCGAATAAGACGCAG GTGTTGGTAGAGAAGAAGAAGATCAGCGATTTGATCGAGGAGGCGAAGGAGGCGCGCGGCGAGGCGGTGCGCGGGCCCGGCCGCCTCAGCACGCGCCTCGACATGCTGGCGCAGCCCAAGCGGCCCTATGTGCCCGCGCGCGCCGACGACCGCCCCGCGCGCGCGCAG ATGGACCGCTTGGCGCGAGGCCCGGCGGGAGCGCGGGCGCGAGCGCGGCGCCCCGACCCCGCGTCGCCGCCGCCCTCCAAGCCGCCCCAGCCCTCAG AGCGAGGCGGCCGGCGGCGCCCGGGCACCAGTCCCGACGGCGCCCGCGGGGagccgcgcgcgcccgccgccctgCCGCCGATGCT AAAAAAGAAGATGGTGGCGGTGGAATCGTACGTGAAGAGTCACTACGGACGCAGCGGGGGCGCCGGCAGCGTCGGGCACCTGTCGCGCGCGCCGCTGCTGCCAAGCGACGTCGAACTGT CATCGATAACAGCGTCGACTGAGCCCGAGGAGTCGGGCGCCATCGGCAGCAAGCTGCATCGGATCGTGCACTCGATGCTGGCGCGGCGCGACGGCCCGCGGCCCAGCCTCGACTCCATGGCGCAGAACGTGTCGCACCCCGACCCGCCCTCCACCGAATCCGACACCTCGGATGATATATTCGCCGACAAACAGATCGTCACCGCCGTCGAAGCGGTCCCGAACAAGACGATCGACGAGAGGAAGCTAGAACCGAAAGAAGACGCCCAGGCTTTACAGCCCTACGGCACGGTTGCTGAACTCGAGATGGTCGAGAAGGCGCTGTACCGCAAGCTGTCGGCGGGCGCGTTCCCCAAGCGCCTGCGCCTCGGCAGCCTCACGCTGACGCCCAAGCACTCGCTGCAGGGCGTCATGCTGCTGCAGTCCGGCGACGCCACCTCCTTACTCCTCAACTCCAAGTTATCGCAGAACTTCAAGTTACACACCTCGAAATCGAGCGACACTGGTTTACCGGCCTTGCCTCTGTCGACGACGCATTTGGACTTTAGGTTGTCCCACCTGCCTATGCAGATAGCGACCGTCGGTTATGCTTTTCCGAGCTACGATCGGCAAACCCTATTTGAGagaaattttaaagaaaatgataACAAAGTTGATTCAATGGTGCTGCAAAATGCGAGTAGCGAGCGTCTTTTCCGGTCGTCGAACGCTCCCAGCGAGGCGTACATGACAGAAAATAAGACTTGTCAGTGCTTTAAAGGCATCCCGGAAACGGCTAGCCTCGAATGTGCCGTGCAGGCCGACTTGTCTCTCCCCGCCGCCCCGCTCGCCGACCCTGTTCAAAGCAAGAATCAAGAGTTAGTCGATACGGTTTCCGAGAATAACGTCGAAACATATACGACCGATCAGACTGAAGTTACAAAAGTCACTGCAAAACAATCCTCTTTAAGCGACGTTTCTCCGAAAGAAACTGTAGAGGAGAGCAATAAAGCAATGCCATGTGAAGCCTTTGAGGAGAAGACAGAAATCATAGATTATACCACGTCTCTTGATATGCTGGTGGGTCTCCTGAATGAGATACAGAAAATCACGACTTGTACGAACGACTCATCAAACGGGCAAGATTTCGGCTGCCGCAAGCGAGTCGAGCAAAACAATAGCCCGAAGAGCCTAGACTCCGACTCCAGTTTAATGTCACTCTACGTTTACAATACCGATGCCCCTAAAGGCAAAGTTGAGACGCCTGTCCCGGAAACGAAGACCGTGAGCGCCGCAGCCATGGTCCCAGAGTGTAGTAGCAAGGAGGTATCGGCGCAGTTCCCAGACGCACGAGACAGGCAGCATGCCAACGTGTTCACGGAAGTGCCGTCCCGGTTGCACGTGTTCCCCGGTGTTGGCGGCACAGATTCATTCCTGGACTCCATGTTGAGCGGCCCGTCGTCCAGCCGCTCCATGGTCGCTCTCAGAGATTGTCCCGCTCACATCCACTCCCAGCCGTCCGTTGGATCCAGCAATGAAAGAGCACTGCAGGTAATTGGAACAAACTCTGTCTCGGTCAAGTCACTAGTACTGTTCCACAACAAGAATAATGCTGCTGCAAGAATGCAGGAACAGACTCTGATTTgcaaaaaaatggtaaaaaatgcAGTGTTGAAAAGAGAGAATAGCGATGCAAGTGATGCTTTGATGAAAAGAGTGGTTTTATTTGAGAATAAGCCGCAAAGGGCAAAAATCATGAACAAATGCTGTCTGAACGCCACAGAGTTCGATCCTATGATGAAAATGAAGCGAGATATATTGGTGACGGTATACTCTCTGCTGATGCTGACGGTGTTTGCGGCGCTGTCCTTCCCCGAGTTGCTGCACCAAACATGA